The genomic region GTACTTGAATTAGTAAAGAGTGGTGCTTGACCGTATGGAGCTGCTCTCATAAATTTTGTGCAAAGTGTTGGCACTCGCCATCATGATGATTTGTGGTGTGCCTCTCAGACTCAAAGCCTTGTCATCCCATACATGCATGCATAGTGCAAACACATGATGTTTGTAGTTGACAGCTATTAATCCGCAGCCGATTATGGCTCTTGTGATTTGCCATGAAGTCCTAATTGCATTCCACGACCGATGAGGCCTAAAAACGGTCCAAGCTCACTTCTCGCTCGTAGACTTCATCAAAATCCTGCAAACCAGCGGTGCCGGATGACATTCACCATTGACCGACGAGGCTTTGGTAGAATACATGTTTGCATTGTTCATGCACATTTGGAGAACACTTCACACAGGCTTGAAAACGACGACCATCAAGACCAGCTTAATCGGAGGTGTTCTACAAGATGCGTCTTGTGGATGTAATTAACCGCACTGTCTTCCGAGGTTCCGGGAACCTGATGTTAGGTTTAATCTTGATTCATGTATCTTCACGCAGTTAGATGTTTTAGGTGTGGTCTGCTGTAGCCCGGAAGGTGTACGTGCGATGCGTATAGGGCTGGTAAGTCGTCGGCCGGAGGTGTGCAAAGGAAGCTGCCGGAGACGTCGTGTGAAGCGGCGAGCAAGGCAGGATGCCGGAGTGCCGTGCGATGCGGCGAGGACGGTGAGATGCTGATAATGCCGTGTGATACGGCAATGCCGTGTGAAGCGGCTAGGCGTGAGGTTGAGCGTGACCGACATCAGTTTGGGCCGGGTGAACCGTGGCTCAGTTTGTTGACGTAGCCGTCGATGCATGAGTTAGTTGGGATATGGCTGGGTGATTCAGTCAAATCGATTAGTACGTGCATAACATTAGGCGATGGAGGTTGCATGCAGCCCGCAAAGGTAGAGTAGTTGGCCACGTCCTGGACGTGGGCGTAGGAAGTGGACCAGGGTGTTTTGCCTGGGCGTGTTAGCTGATGTATTTATACTTTGCATATGGAATGAGAAAAGACGAGGCCGTGAGGGCTAGAGCAGAAACATGTAGCCACTGTATTCACCAAGGATGGAGCCTCTCGGCAAAGCTAGCGGATGGTCTGTtccttggtgtatgtgtgtgtgtagtgtgcgtTCAGGTGTTCTTGAGAGAAACCatagaagagagaagagagagttgtgcgaggcagctcgaggtagaagaagaagagCGGCGCTGCGAGGATGCGGCGCCAACACGTGAAGCTACACGGTCGCTAAACTTAGTTAGATTGCATAGAGAAACATGATGTACTTGCGTGGAACCATTTGATGTAATACAGAGTTCCCTGAAAGAATTAATGAAATACAGAGTTCCCTAATCTTGTGTTTCCCTTTTATTTATTTGTATACGAGTGTATACTGGCATGCCCGCAACCTTTACCATATTGCCGTTACATATTAGGAAATTATCCCCTTAGCGGGGATCATTCTTTTTGGCGACACAAATATGAATTAAAGACAGGAGATAGAAAATAAATGAGGAGAGGATGGAATCACATGTGAAACCAACGATTTCTTTACCTTTTTTCATTTTTACTCCACATGGGCCATGCGGAAAGGTAAACAGGCAGGCAAATGAGCAAAGTGTGGGCTGGATGATTACGTGTGTGGTTTGTCTCAAAAATAACGTGTGTGGTTAGCCTGTGGTGGGACCTCCTACTTGTAACTGAACGTTGATCCCTTCTGTAAGCCTGTAGCAAACGCTGATGTGGCTTGACTGATGACATTGATAGCTTGCATGTTTAGATAAATAGTATAGTGAGATGAAGCTCTTACGTATATAGAATATTTCGAACGACACAACCTACATATGAAAATAACAAAGTGAGACTCTTATACTAAACATTTTTATTTTTTACATCTCATTATTAAAAAAATTAATTAGTATTTACATTATATTTAACACATATTCAGATAGCAATACAAACTTCCATCATGAATCTTATGTTGTACTTTCGAAAAATATTCCATTTTGTTTTGTTGAAATAAAGTATGTCTATCTAAATATAAAGACGGCAAATAAAAAAATCGCATGCATTTATCAATGGGGTATTTTATTCCATTTGTTTAGAGATAAGAGAAGCTTGACCTATATTGGATCTAGTTTGGATGACATGCACACACAATGTACCTGGCGTTTCTATATATATTATAGTGTGTTTGTACATGTTTTATCTATAAATATCTTGATGGAGGATCGTACACAATGCATGAGTATAAGAAATTTATTGTGATTATTTTGTCACAAATTTCAATATTCTTGAACCGGCAGAATGTTTAGTGATGTTTCAATGACGTTCTGTTACATTCTACTTTACACATCTGTCAGTGAAACAGATATTAGTGGATGGGTTCTTTTGTATACAAGAACAAAATTGTCATGTCTTGGTAGGTATGCGGCAACCATATCATCGGAGTTCAGACTTTAGAGTTGACATATGAGATTAAATAAGGCAATCTAGTCCAATCCAAATGCAGATGCAAGAGAGCATGTAATACACGAAATATCTATCAAACTCTAAAGAAGAGTTAGCCCCAAACTGCTCATGGTAGTATAAAAGATGAAATAAATGTTACTGCTAAAGTCTTAGCGAGAACAAAAGGAAACTAAAAGTGAGAGGCAAAACCTTTCTCGGTGCATATATACAGATTCACCCCTGTACCTACTTCCTATAATCTAACCTATTTCCTgttgtgtactccctctgtaaattaatataagagcgtttagataactaaaatagtgatctaaatgctcttatattagtttacggagggagtatatatcttcttattcttcatggtctatggaatTTACTTTGGAGACCAAATCCATTAGACCATTAGAGCGAAATCCAAATTAACCAAAGCTTGAACAAGGAATTAGTCCCATTCCATGGGGAACGTATATATTGAGATAATCTCTACAAAGGAGGGGCCGCTCACAATATATTTCGACACCTCTCTGCCATGGCCTCCTTGGCCCATGCTGTGAGTTGGGTTTGTTTTCACAAAAGCCTAACAGGCAGCGAGAAATTCGGAACTTCTCCTCAGGATTCGCCATCAGCAGTCACGAAATTAAGCAAATAACACCCCGCGTGAATCACGACGTCGGGAACGGCATGGGCAGGAGGAAGGGCGGGAGGAACGGAGCCCGGCAAAGCGGGCAGGTGCGGTGGCCGTGAGCGGCCCAGCGGTCGAGGCAGCCAAAGTGGAAGACGTGCTGGCAGCCCCGCGGCCGGCGAACACGTGCGGCACCGTGGAAGTCACTAAGGCACACCACGCATCCCTCTGGGTGGATGGGCGTCCCGGCGCTGGTGCCGACGTTGGATACGGAGAGCTCGTCGAAGCGCACCGCCGGGCAGTGCTCCTCCAGCTCCTTGAGGCCGTGGTCGTCGTGGtactggccctggtggtggtggtggtggtggtcggcgTAGCCCAAGTCGTTGGGGTAGCCGATGCAGGCGCCTAGCAGCCACGAAGAGAGGCGGCGGAGGTGGGCAGGCCGTAAGACGAGGTTGGGCAGCAGCCTGGGCATCGCCGCCCATTAGCTAGCTGGTCACGATGGTGCAATCGAGCTAGAGAGAGATGCTTGACAGTGGCACACAAAGATTGATCCGGCCTTTataaggagaagcagaggaagcagcTAGACATCTGTGTGCATAGCAGCgagacatgtactccctccgtaaactaatataaaaacgtttagatcactaatttagtgatctaaatgcaGAGAGAGTACCGTACAGTCGACAGATGTCTAGACATGTactcctccgtaaactaatataaaaacgtttagatcattaatttagtgatctaaatgcaGAGAGTACCGTACAGTCGACAGACAGAGACACGTAGAGAGTGTACGTGCTTAACTAATCAGATGTTGAGGCGTGACTGGGCATAATATGCCCACCGTCGAGATTAATGCCTTGTTAATCATCGGTCGGGTGGGGTGTCGGTAGAGGCAGGCAGGTCAGGTGCGCCTGTCCATCGACtgaggccggccggccggcttatCTCATGTGTACGTGTTGGAAGCAACCAGCTTGGCAGTACGAAAAAGATGAACAAGCCGTACGTGGACATGTGTACGTGTTGGAAGCAACCAGATTGGACATGAACTAATCAACGACTAGGAATAGGATATGTACGTGCGCATCCGGCCGGCGCTTGATTCATTTGCTGGCTGCTTGGCTTCGTACGTGCGCGCGCGCATTCCAAGAGTGAGTAGAGCATGCATAGAACGGAGAATATCGAAGACATTATCTGCGAGACAGGGGGAGCAGAGCGAACCATCCGCCTCGAAGAGATAAGCTTAGCCAGGGTAATCGGGCCGTGTCGAGCCTAGCCCGCGTGCTCAGCCTAACAGCCCAAACATGGCCCAGGGTGTGCCGCATGCTGGGCATGGCCCGTTTAAcccgtgccgtgcctggcccaTGGCGGGCTGTGCCAGCGTGCTTGTGGGCCAGCCTTTGGTTGGCCGGGCTTATTTGGCTAACTTCGGCTTCTGTTGTCCAGGGTTTCGATAAATatgataaaaagaaaaaaaataagtaaAATAAGACGTACACCGGTCAAGACGTACTTTGGACGACCAACTCTTGAATTTAGGTCGCGCACCAGTCAAGACGTACTTTGGATAACCAACTCTTGAATTTAGGTCGCGCACCGGTCAAGACGTACTTTGGATACATCTCCTACATCTTCGCGTCACAAGCACATCATATTGTTGTCTTCTAAAGCACACTTTAATATCATTACTAGACGCTGGGGCGCCACCTGAGACGAACCTGTGCGCACTTATTTTGTCTCGGCACATTTGGCTGTCATGTTTCGTCCTCAGTCTCACTCATATACATCAATATGGGCGTATGCTATAACATCAGGATCTAATAGTAGAACATCGATCAAACATACAGATAATATATTATTATCTTATTAGAGTTCAGAACCATCATAGGCAGTGGTACATGTAATGAGGATATGTACACCCTGGAGCATAAATGGGTACGATGCATGCATTATAGTTAATCCAAAAGCGAAGACAATCTAACATGAGGTGCTTCAGTTTGGCTGAAGATAGAACCTCATGAGgccatgacttgctgtgtcattgTACGTAATCACAAGAGACGACCAGCAGCAATGCAATCCGGGTACTCACGTCTGGAATGATTTTGTACGCTTATATTCACATAAATCCGAATGAAACTGCATCAAGAAATAAATTTCAGAAATGAGAAGCAACAGCAGTAGCGTAAGAAAAAAAATACATGTTACATATAGTAATATTACGTACAGTCTAATGGTACGAACAAATCAAAGTCGTTTGATTTGGTAGTGTAGCTAAAACACAGGAAATTTAAATTGACTATGATGTCACTGCTAAAGAAGAATAAACAACATAAATGTCTAGTGAAAAAACAGAACAAAAGGAATTATCCTCAGAAAATACGTAGTATTACATAACACTTATTGAAGAAGAAAAGACTCTTATATGTAGTGTTATCTTAATCCATCTATGCCTAGCATAATGATTATATAATATGCTAGTACAATAGTATAATAAATGACCTTGTATGGCTACAGAATGAAGTATGTTGTAAACAAAGCAGAAAACTGAGTGAAGTAAGTCATGATGACATATTATATAAGAAATCAGTAAAAAAAAGGCCAATGCTTGCCTACAATTGTAGTTGGAAAGTAACTTCACTTTTAAGAAATTGGAATGTTGTAATTTCCAAATAACTCACTCCTTGAATATTGTCTCTTGAAAGAAACCTCTGTCCTGAACAGGAATAGTAGCAAAAATAAGTAaacatgaaagaacaaatcaactcAAGATGCAGATGGGTAAAGCAAGATCATTCAGTAAAACTGAAATATGCATCAATCAAATGCTAATAGCCATATGACACAACCAGCAAGGTAAGAAATTGGGTAGTGGAGGAGCTCACCCAGAGTTTAGGCCTGCCGATCTGGCCTTATGGACCCTGGATGTGGAGAGAAAGCATACATGCTCTTCTCCTTGCTCCCACAACACCACAACAGAGTAGGGGTTGGAGATCAACTAATAAGCATGGAGAGATCCATTAATGCCAATCAACTAATAAAACACAACTAGAGCAGCACATGCATACATGGAGAGTATGAACATAAATAAAATCACCCGCGAATGAAAAAAAATAAATGACTTTGCTTCTTCAATTTTCCTGCTGTTTCACCTTTTTTTCATGCCTCGATTTAATTATCGAGGGAATGAGACTATGATGAATAGTCGAGCACTAAAGTTTAACGCCAACAGCCTTCCACAAAGCAGATGAAGGTATacatctgtaacgccccggatgtaactttccatattcgtaactccaactcttgccttttccggagatgcgatatgatatttccttcgtggttgggcttttgtttttgttttgcatttttgttcatgtcttgcatctcatctctttgcatcatttgcattgcatcatgtcgtcATCCAACCCTtttttaaaactcatctaaataaaatcgtatggatcttcggtccatttaaatcgagggaaatgcacatggtgatttctctttataacatatcctcctaaaaTTTATGGAGCtactataaatattccattaatttggaattcaccataacacaattgcaaaatattccatgcctttgttatctcacttcTTGACCTTAAACTTTGTCCATAAATTTTTTCATCACTTTCCCGAGCTCCACCAAgatcctcaacatttttggacacttccaaaaacctagtcctagttcaaacccatttaaatttcaaatgagtttgaatttaatttcCTGCAATCATGTCCCCgccattttt from Triticum aestivum cultivar Chinese Spring chromosome 4A, IWGSC CS RefSeq v2.1, whole genome shotgun sequence harbors:
- the LOC123083494 gene encoding RING-H2 finger protein ATL70, translating into MPRLLPNLVLRPAHLRRLSSWLLGACIGYPNDLGYADHHHHHHQGQYHDDHGLKELEEHCPAVRFDELSVSNVGTSAGTPIHPEGCVVCLSDFHGAARVRRPRGCQHVFHFGCLDRWAAHGHRTCPLCRAPFLPPFLLPMPFPTS